DNA from Candidatus Rokuibacteriota bacterium:
CCCGGTCGAAGCGCTCGAGACCATCCTCGAGGTTGATCGAGTTGACGATGGCCTTGCCCTGGCAGGCCTTGAGGGCGCTTTCGATGACGGCCGCGTCGGTGGAGTCGATCATGAGCGGGACCTTGACCATGCGCGTCACGCGGGCCATGAAGCGGTCCACGTCGGCCAGCTCGTCGCGATCCGGGTTGGCCAGGCAGACGTCGACCACCTGCGCCCCGCCCTTGACCTGGGCTCGGCCGACCTCGGCCGCCTCCTCGAACTTGTCCGCGACGATCAGCTCCTTGAACTTCCGCGAGCCGATGACATTGGTCCGCTCGCCCACCAACAGAGGGCGGTTGTCGTCGGCTGGGTAGACCGCCTCGATGCCGCTGACCGCGGCGGCGCGCATCGCCGCCGGGCGCCGTGGCGGGCGCCCATCGGCGATGCGCGCCAGCGCCGCGATATGCGCCGGGGTCGTCCCGCAGCAGCCGCCGATCGCGTTGACCCAGCCCTCCTCGACGAAGCGCCGCATCTTGAGTGCCAGGCTCTCGGGCGTCTCCTCGTAGTGGCCGCGCTCGTCCGGCAGCCCCGCGTTGGGATACGCGGTGACGAAGCACGTCGCCATCTCGGCGAGCGAGCGCAGGTGGTCCGTCATGAACTCGGGCCCCGTCGCGCAGTTGAGCCCGATCGAGAAGAGGCCCAGGTGCTCGAGGGAGGCGTAAAGCGCGTCCACCCCCTGCCCCGCCAGCATCGTGCCCATGGGCTCGATGGTGCCGCTGACCATGAGGGGCAGCGTGCGCCCCGCCTCGGCCATGGCGCGCTTCACGCCGATGGCGGCCGCCTTGACGTTCAGCGTGTCCTGGCAAGTCTCGAGGAGGAGCGCGTCCACACCGCCTTCGATCAGCGCCCGCGCCTGGCGGTAGTAGGCGTCGAGTACTTCGTCGAAGGTCACGCCGCCCGTCACGGTGATGGTGCGGGTCCCCGGACCCATGGCGCCGAGGACAAAGCGCGGTCGCTCGTGGGTAGTCCGGCTGTCGGCGGCCTCTCTCGCTAGCCGTGCCCCCGCCAGCGTGATCTCGTGACAGCGCTCGGCCAGCCCATATTCGGCGAGCACATAGGGGGCACAGCCGAAGGAATTGGGCGAGATGAGATCGGCGCCGGCGTCGAGGTAGGCCTCGTGGATCGCGCGGATGACATCGGGGCGCGTGAGGTTGAGGTGCTCGTTGCACCCTTCGAGCTGCGCCCCGCCGAAGTCCTGGGCGGAGAGATCCCGCGCCTGGATCATGGTGCCCATGGCGCCGTCCATGAGCAGGATGCGGCGCTCGAAAGCCTGGGCGAGCTTCGATCCGGCGCCGCTCATGCGCTCATTCTAGCGCAGGGACGCCGAAAGCCGCAGGGGCGCGGAGAGCTCTCAGCCTGTCACGGCGCCCTCGGAGGCGTTCCAGGCTGTATCGTTTTTGGGGCATTGGCGCGCTTCGCCGGCGGGGTTACGGCTGCGGCCGACCGGGCCGACGGCGCCGGCCTGCCCGAGTTCATCGCGCGGGAGTTTCGCGAGTTCCTGACCTGCGGGGTGCTGGCCCCGCACGCGCACTGGCGGCCGGAGGTCGTCGCCTATCGCCGTGTGGAGAGTGATGAGGCAACAGGTCCGAGCGCGGCAGCGGGGAGGGCCGGGCCGGGACGCTGGGGCGGCAAGCGGCCCCGCTACTGGACATGGGCCGCGCTGATGCGCCGGGCCTTCGACTTGGACGTCCTGCGCTGCCCGCGCTGCGCCGGGGGGATGCAGCTCATTGCCACGATCGACGATCCGGCCTTCATCCAGCTGATCCTCGCCCATCTCGAACTCCCGGGTGCGCGAGACGGCCCACCGCCCCCGGCCGCCGTGTCTGCGGCGCGAGCTGAGCAGCGGGCACTCCCCTACGTGACGAGGTAGGCCGTGCCACGGGCCCGAGCAGCCGCGGATCTCTGCCCTGCGGCTGCCTGGGGCCCAGGTGGAGAACTCCCGCCCCCTGCGTCGAGGCTCCGGTTTGACCTTCCCGGCGCGCTCTCGCAGCATCGGCGGGACATGGGGGGTATTTATCCGCGTTGTGCCAAGGCGATGACTGAGAATAGGCTTTATGTCATCGACGCTCCGCGCCGGGCTTTCTCGCTCGGGCGCGGTCCATTTGGTATAATCACCTCGGCTTCACGAGCGGATGTGAGCCGCTGCTCCTGAGCATTCCCCTGCGACTCCAATTCGATAGGCTTAGACTAAAACAATGTGCCCGATGCGGCTGTATCTCATCAACCCCGTCAATCCCTTGGCGCTGTCTGAAGTGAGGCAGAGGTGGTTCAAGCGATTTCGCATCTGGAAGCCGCTGGGCCTACTGACGGTGGCAACGCTGACACCGGCCGACTGGCAGATCACCGTCTTCGATGAAAACCAGGGGATCAGGGACTATGCCGCAATGCCGCGGCCGGACCTAGTGGGCATCACCGCATGCACCTCGCAGGCCAGCCGGGCGTATGAGTTGGCGCGGCAGTTTCGCGCGATGGGAGTGCGCGTGGTGATGGGCGGCATCCACGCGAGCATGCGCCCCCAGGAGGCGATGAAACACGTGGATTGCGTGGTGGCCGGCGAGGCCGAGGGAGTCTGGGCGCAGGTGTTGGCAGATGCGCGCCGCGGCGATCTCAAGAGCCTCTACGAGGCAGAGCCTGTCGGATTGGAGGCTGTTCCTCCCGCACGGCACGATCTGCTGCCCAGGGGCTATGCCTTCGGGGCGATCCAGACGACACGCGGGTGCCCGCTGAATTGCAGCTTCTGCAGCGTCACGGTGTTCAACGGGGCGCGATACCGCAACCGGCCTATCAGCAATGTGATCGAGGAAATGCGTTCGATTCGTGAGAAGTACGTGCTGGTGGTGGACGACAACCTCATCGGCACCAGCGCCGCCCACATCGTGCGCGCCAAGGAACTGTTCCGGGCGATGATCCAGGCGAAGCTGCACAAGAGATGGATCGCGCAGGTAACGATCAACATGGGC
Protein-coding regions in this window:
- a CDS encoding radical SAM protein, with the translated sequence MRLYLINPVNPLALSEVRQRWFKRFRIWKPLGLLTVATLTPADWQITVFDENQGIRDYAAMPRPDLVGITACTSQASRAYELARQFRAMGVRVVMGGIHASMRPQEAMKHVDCVVAGEAEGVWAQVLADARRGDLKSLYEAEPVGLEAVPPARHDLLPRGYAFGAIQTTRGCPLNCSFCSVTVFNGARYRNRPISNVIEEMRSIREKYVLVVDDNLIGTSAAHIVRAKELFRAMIQAKLHKRWIAQVTINMGGDEELLSLAAKAGCIGVFIGFESPTVEGLAELGKKYNIVKGRDMRASVQRIQRHGILVAGSFIIGLDSDECGIGRRIADAASGYGVDILTALFLTPLPGTRVWDKMQTEGRISTNAFPQDWQYYTLTFPVADYKQLSREQIVREMDCCDRRFYSPGRIGRRLWASFWRGRHPVVSLVSNLSYRRSLRANHRAYHQFTLAQEQDRHRVAMH